The proteins below come from a single Chryseobacterium capnotolerans genomic window:
- a CDS encoding helix-turn-helix domain-containing protein, protein MKKAKLRAIRKQKGYSQQQIADIIPTEVSNYSRKENGYIKITKNEWEKIALFFNVPVEEIYEADYPTYTSHEISGENIHAYISQLEKENIALLEKIEILKNIINH, encoded by the coding sequence ATGAAAAAAGCAAAACTACGAGCCATAAGAAAGCAAAAAGGCTATTCTCAACAACAGATTGCAGATATCATTCCTACTGAAGTTTCCAATTACAGCAGAAAAGAAAACGGCTATATAAAAATCACAAAAAATGAATGGGAAAAGATCGCCCTATTCTTTAATGTTCCGGTAGAAGAAATTTATGAAGCAGATTATCCTACTTATACATCTCATGAAATCTCTGGGGAAAATATCCATGCTTATATCTCCCAATTAGAAAAAGAAAATATAGCACTGCTGGAAAAAATTGAAATATTGAAAAACATTATTAATCATTAA
- a CDS encoding TlpA family protein disulfide reductase: MKKGIIYIAIIVIVGIIVFVPGVKDYMKNQFFPIATIENAVHINEEDYDIELKGINAPSTNLKNFKNKAVFLNFWGTWCPPCRKEWPSIQKLYDTRKEHVDFVLIAMNDKEEDVRKFLKENNYTVPVYIAQSPISEKILPKVFPTTFLLDKTGRILIKEDATKDWDSETVHQFIDNIIK, from the coding sequence ATGAAAAAAGGAATTATTTACATTGCAATCATTGTCATCGTTGGTATTATTGTATTTGTACCGGGAGTGAAGGATTATATGAAAAACCAGTTTTTTCCTATCGCTACAATCGAAAATGCAGTACACATCAATGAGGAAGATTATGACATTGAACTTAAAGGAATCAATGCGCCCAGCACCAATCTTAAGAACTTTAAGAACAAAGCTGTTTTCCTTAACTTCTGGGGAACATGGTGCCCACCGTGCAGAAAAGAATGGCCATCTATTCAAAAACTGTATGATACCAGAAAAGAGCATGTAGATTTTGTACTTATTGCGATGAATGATAAAGAAGAAGATGTAAGAAAATTTTTAAAGGAAAATAATTATACAGTACCGGTATACATTGCACAAAGTCCGATATCTGAAAAGATTCTTCCTAAAGTTTTTCCTACAACATTTCTTTTAGATAAGACCGGCAGAATCCTGATTAAGGAAGATGCCACAAAAGACTGGGACTCAGAAACTGTGCACCAGTTTATTGATAATATCATCAAATAA
- a CDS encoding LIC_10190 family membrane protein, with translation MEQLCGIVFQGLSGKMLSGIMGISLVWTFLSFLIPLNIYVEIPTLLLGLLYFFKDKLYLEFYNFSKKDFFLTAFISSIILFTGAFYPYILDHFGYYVPTIKWLTEYGLIKGISNLDLTLGQMSIWHIFQAGFSNFSDPFLRINSILLVIYTIYSIEKKNWMHLCFIPILLLFSQSPSPDLPVIILSLIILNEMISGNKNISLLFAFSAFVFAIKPTMIWLPLFVFLCHIFIFKSNFKGLLLGVCILFLFCIKNIWTFGYPIFPVSIGDFGFSWKPNPEILKTSSQYAILKTYDMQYSYEEIQNFSTWDHIKNWFLLKGIKSKINILFIFSLVIFSVFALIKKNKFITLICISLLIKSILVLSFSAQYRFFLDAFFVIIFVLFYEYWNKRKSIAVFSVLSLFFISLLSFPGLIQQYIPSFQLGNFMAGFEKEQLYQPCVYQYQQFNTFQIGNLKFNVSRKYPYNFETPLPAISESFIFDDIKAGIFPQLIDKNDISKGFIWKTITSEEKKEAKAAINTIENIYK, from the coding sequence ATGGAACAACTTTGTGGAATCGTATTCCAGGGACTCTCCGGAAAAATGCTTTCGGGAATCATGGGAATAAGTCTTGTATGGACTTTCCTTTCTTTTCTTATCCCTTTGAATATTTATGTTGAAATCCCAACTCTTTTACTGGGTTTGCTTTACTTTTTTAAAGACAAACTATATCTGGAATTTTATAATTTTTCAAAAAAAGATTTCTTTTTAACCGCATTTATTTCCAGTATTATACTATTTACCGGAGCTTTTTATCCTTATATATTAGATCATTTCGGATATTATGTTCCCACTATTAAATGGCTTACAGAGTATGGACTCATTAAAGGAATTTCCAATCTGGATCTTACTTTAGGCCAAATGTCTATCTGGCATATTTTTCAGGCAGGATTTTCTAATTTTTCGGACCCTTTTCTAAGAATCAATTCTATCCTTCTGGTTATTTATACCATTTATAGTATTGAAAAGAAAAACTGGATGCATCTCTGCTTCATCCCTATTTTATTACTTTTTTCACAATCACCAAGCCCGGATCTTCCGGTGATTATTCTTTCTTTAATTATTTTAAATGAAATGATATCCGGAAATAAAAACATCAGTTTGCTCTTTGCCTTTTCTGCTTTTGTTTTTGCCATAAAACCAACCATGATCTGGCTTCCTCTTTTTGTTTTTCTTTGTCATATTTTCATTTTTAAATCAAACTTTAAAGGTCTTCTTTTAGGAGTGTGCATCTTATTTCTGTTCTGTATTAAAAATATCTGGACATTCGGATATCCGATATTTCCAGTATCTATTGGAGACTTTGGCTTCAGTTGGAAACCCAATCCCGAAATACTGAAAACTTCTTCACAATATGCGATATTGAAAACCTATGACATGCAGTACTCATACGAAGAAATCCAAAATTTCTCCACATGGGATCATATAAAGAACTGGTTTTTATTGAAAGGCATCAAATCAAAAATTAATATTCTTTTCATATTTAGCTTAGTCATCTTTTCAGTATTTGCTTTGATTAAAAAAAATAAATTTATTACTCTGATCTGTATCTCTTTGTTGATAAAAAGTATATTGGTACTGAGTTTTTCTGCTCAATACAGATTTTTCCTTGATGCATTTTTTGTTATCATCTTCGTTCTTTTCTATGAATACTGGAATAAAAGAAAATCTATTGCTGTTTTTTCTGTACTCAGCTTATTTTTTATTTCGCTATTATCTTTTCCCGGTCTTATTCAACAGTATATTCCAAGCTTTCAACTAGGAAATTTCATGGCCGGATTTGAAAAGGAACAGCTTTATCAACCATGCGTTTATCAATATCAGCAATTCAACACTTTTCAGATTGGAAATTTAAAATTTAATGTTTCCAGAAAATACCCTTACAACTTTGAAACACCTCTTCCTGCGATCTCAGAAAGTTTTATCTTTGATGATATAAAAGCCGGAATTTTCCCTCAGCTCATTGACAAAAACGACATTTCTAAAGGATTCATCTGGAAAACAATCACTTCCGAAGAAAAAAAAGAAGCAAAAGCAGCTATCAACACCATCGAAAATATTTATAAATAG
- a CDS encoding YMGG-like glycine zipper-containing protein → MRKIVLAGFLSVFLLTACKKDDRVAEKSLEEQKLEFQAKQLEIEKQKLAIEKEKLVYEAQKKADSISETKKAKATAENNSKPRVIKETRTVYRDRSSNSNSGGGSNGGYADNGSSASQGTTQKKGMSKAAKGTIIGTVGGAAAGAIIAKKNRGLGAVIGGVVGGATGYTIGRSQDRKDGRVQPRR, encoded by the coding sequence ATGAGAAAGATAGTATTAGCAGGTTTTTTATCCGTTTTCTTATTAACGGCCTGCAAGAAGGATGACAGAGTTGCTGAGAAATCACTGGAAGAGCAAAAACTTGAATTCCAGGCTAAACAACTTGAAATAGAAAAACAAAAGCTGGCTATTGAAAAAGAAAAGCTGGTATATGAAGCTCAGAAAAAAGCTGACAGTATTTCTGAAACTAAAAAAGCAAAAGCTACCGCTGAAAATAATTCAAAACCAAGAGTTATAAAGGAAACAAGAACAGTATACCGTGATAGAAGCTCTAATTCTAATTCAGGAGGCGGAAGCAACGGTGGATATGCAGACAACGGAAGCAGTGCATCACAAGGGACCACTCAGAAAAAAGGGATGAGTAAAGCAGCCAAAGGAACCATTATAGGAACTGTAGGAGGAGCTGCCGCAGGAGCAATCATTGCTAAGAAAAACAGAGGTCTTGGAGCTGTAATCGGAGGTGTTGTAGGAGGAGCTACAGGCTATACCATCGGTAGATCACAGGATAGAAAAGACGGAAGGGTACAACCAAGGAGATAA
- a CDS encoding aminopeptidase, giving the protein MKKISICLILFCGIVQVSAQKDSIYIGAKLSPDNKTLEVNQEIVYYNHSDKDLQTIKLLNWISAYNKRGTSLVYRKLEDRNSDLHFANSHDLGKLLELNIKDSGNQEIPVTTLSDENLFLPLKEALKPGESITLQLHYRMQLPDKKFTGYGTSGQNTALKYFFIVPDHFDPDNNFERKYHDIEEPVSFNTFWTVNFDIPVNSFIEGNLPQIQMNSFQGYLDSDPEFSVSPNVYPVIKINIDGTDTEIKFGYNLKPEEKQNLEFYLPLHLKFLKEKIGYLPKSIFISDKFRAKEDFFGNNDITFWKFRFPLFTEAEKTDLDYFGVITKKVLDERIIADKQKDHWFKNGLKSYLEIQYLKKFYKDTKLLGMLPETKLFGLKPLKLFHASKVKLLDRYGLAYQYIMLQNLDQKIDGDFTSLSNFNDMAISSFETGSLFNYSANKMGEQSFNNIVKEYVSKSSGNRINPNDFLKQLSEKEKSAYYLENFFKQKNRINFKLKHISKENDSLQIKIAKNTDTSIPVKLETETRNGERKSYWIETLENERIKEISFPASDNIYKITLNNDYIFPEASYRDNFLYAKGIFSNTKKIKFKLIKDIPNPEYNEIYVSPRVRFNNTYDKFLLGANFKNQSFFDQKFLYSFTPTYSTGTGKLTGSGAVSYSFLPAESMFRSITFGVSGSYFHYDYNLAYRKGSVFSTLNFRKNPRSTVSRSLGVSYNYFERDLSPAMIANDDYKKYNLWGLGYSYSDSQMIHEKSLSLSAQGMEDFNKITAEGFYRWEFAPRQKLSVRLFAGYFLRNDTRNDLFNYGISRVSNYTFSYSLLGESASSGLLSQQFILADGGFKSFLPGTVNQWITSVNVDSSIWKIFHVYADAGIYKNKDHAAKFIWDSGVKVRIIPDFLEVYFPIQSSLGFEPGFKDYAKRIRYTLILNLGSVINAARRGWY; this is encoded by the coding sequence TTGAAAAAGATCAGCATTTGCCTTATTTTGTTTTGTGGAATCGTACAGGTTTCTGCACAGAAAGATAGTATATACATAGGAGCAAAACTCTCTCCTGATAATAAAACCCTTGAGGTAAACCAGGAGATTGTTTATTACAATCATTCTGACAAAGACCTACAGACGATAAAACTTCTGAACTGGATTTCTGCTTATAACAAACGCGGAACATCTTTAGTGTACAGAAAATTGGAAGACAGAAACAGTGACCTGCATTTTGCTAATAGCCATGATTTAGGGAAACTTCTGGAACTCAACATTAAAGATTCAGGAAACCAGGAAATCCCGGTTACTACACTTTCAGATGAAAATCTTTTTCTACCCCTGAAAGAAGCATTAAAACCCGGTGAAAGTATTACCCTTCAGCTACACTACCGTATGCAGCTTCCCGATAAAAAGTTTACGGGATATGGAACATCCGGCCAGAATACAGCTTTAAAATATTTCTTTATTGTTCCGGATCATTTTGATCCGGACAATAATTTTGAAAGAAAATACCATGATATTGAAGAACCGGTAAGTTTCAATACGTTCTGGACTGTAAATTTTGATATCCCAGTGAATAGCTTCATCGAAGGTAATCTTCCACAGATTCAGATGAATTCTTTTCAGGGTTATTTAGACTCAGATCCTGAATTTTCGGTTTCACCCAATGTATATCCTGTTATAAAAATCAATATTGACGGTACAGACACTGAAATTAAGTTTGGCTATAACCTCAAACCTGAGGAGAAACAGAATCTGGAGTTTTATTTACCTCTTCATCTAAAATTTCTCAAAGAAAAAATAGGCTATCTTCCGAAAAGTATATTTATTTCAGATAAGTTCCGAGCTAAGGAAGATTTCTTTGGAAATAATGATATTACTTTCTGGAAATTCAGATTTCCTCTATTTACAGAAGCTGAAAAAACAGACCTGGATTATTTTGGAGTTATTACCAAAAAAGTTCTGGATGAAAGAATAATTGCGGATAAACAAAAAGATCATTGGTTTAAAAATGGTTTAAAATCCTATCTTGAAATCCAATATCTGAAAAAGTTCTATAAAGACACCAAACTTTTAGGGATGCTGCCTGAAACCAAATTATTTGGACTTAAACCTTTAAAATTGTTTCATGCCTCCAAGGTAAAATTGCTCGACCGCTATGGGCTGGCTTATCAATATATTATGCTTCAGAATCTGGATCAGAAAATTGATGGAGATTTTACAAGTTTGAGCAATTTCAACGATATGGCCATCAGTAGTTTTGAGACAGGAAGTCTGTTCAATTATTCTGCGAATAAAATGGGGGAGCAGTCTTTTAATAATATTGTAAAAGAGTATGTCTCAAAAAGTTCAGGAAACAGGATTAATCCAAATGATTTCTTGAAACAGTTATCAGAAAAAGAAAAATCTGCCTATTATCTTGAAAATTTTTTCAAACAGAAAAACAGGATTAATTTTAAGCTGAAACATATTAGTAAAGAAAACGATTCTTTACAGATTAAAATTGCAAAAAATACGGATACTTCTATTCCAGTCAAGCTTGAAACAGAAACCAGAAATGGCGAAAGAAAATCTTATTGGATAGAAACATTAGAAAATGAAAGAATAAAAGAGATTTCTTTTCCTGCCTCAGATAATATTTATAAAATAACTTTAAATAATGATTATATTTTCCCGGAAGCCAGCTATAGGGATAATTTTTTGTATGCAAAAGGGATATTTTCAAATACTAAAAAAATCAAATTTAAACTCATAAAGGATATTCCAAATCCTGAATACAATGAAATTTATGTAAGTCCCAGGGTACGATTCAACAATACTTATGATAAATTTTTGTTAGGAGCTAATTTTAAAAATCAGTCATTCTTTGATCAGAAATTTCTGTATTCCTTTACCCCTACATACAGTACCGGAACAGGAAAACTAACCGGTTCAGGAGCTGTATCTTACTCTTTCCTGCCTGCTGAAAGCATGTTCAGAAGTATTACATTTGGAGTTTCAGGATCTTATTTCCACTATGATTATAACTTAGCTTACAGAAAAGGTTCTGTATTTTCCACTCTAAACTTTAGAAAAAACCCAAGAAGTACAGTAAGCAGAAGTTTAGGGGTTTCATACAACTACTTTGAGCGGGATCTAAGCCCTGCTATGATCGCCAATGATGATTACAAAAAATACAATCTTTGGGGATTGGGATATAGCTATAGTGACAGTCAGATGATTCATGAGAAAAGCTTAAGCCTGAGTGCACAGGGTATGGAAGATTTTAACAAAATTACTGCTGAAGGATTTTACAGATGGGAATTTGCCCCAAGACAAAAGCTAAGTGTTCGTTTATTTGCAGGATATTTTCTCAGAAATGATACCCGAAATGATTTATTCAACTATGGAATTTCAAGGGTATCCAACTATACATTTTCTTATAGCCTTTTAGGAGAGAGTGCCAGCAGTGGTCTTCTTTCGCAGCAGTTTATTTTAGCAGACGGCGGATTTAAATCATTCCTTCCCGGCACAGTTAATCAATGGATTACTTCTGTGAATGTAGATTCCAGTATATGGAAGATATTTCATGTGTATGCTGATGCAGGAATCTATAAAAATAAAGATCATGCTGCAAAATTTATATGGGATAGCGGGGTTAAAGTGAGAATCATTCCGGATTTTCTGGAAGTTTATTTTCCGATACAATCTTCTTTAGGATTTGAGCCAGGATTTAAAGATTATGCAAAGCGTATCCGATATACTTTGATCCTTAATCTTGGATCTGTCATCAATGCAGCAAGAAGAGGCTGGTATTAA
- a CDS encoding ISAon1 family transposase, protein MAEFFGVKAKTFQRQYKNTLSQYKDWKYRDHADQWVVYPDNLSDSLSLDEVALSDGELYTVLTSKKAKGQKGSIVAIIKGTQSDFIIEHLLKINRRLRMMVKEITLDMAGSMKRIAKRCFPNACLVVDRFHVQKLAIEALQEIRIKYRWEAIEMENSFEEQYPERQVFENGDTRKQLLARSKYLLYKSREKWTLSQRQRACILFAEYPDLEQAYQLTDKLRKIYNQNISKSIAMTKLAHWFKNVEEAGFKSFSILRKTVMNHYRDILNFFDKRSTNASAESFNAKIKNFRLQLRGVKDKTFFLFRLTKLFA, encoded by the coding sequence ATCGCAGAGTTCTTTGGAGTTAAGGCAAAGACTTTTCAAAGACAATATAAAAATACACTCAGCCAATACAAAGACTGGAAATACAGAGATCATGCAGATCAGTGGGTTGTTTATCCTGACAATCTTTCAGATTCTTTATCTTTAGATGAAGTGGCTTTATCTGATGGAGAACTTTATACAGTCCTTACCTCTAAGAAAGCAAAAGGACAAAAAGGTAGTATTGTGGCTATTATAAAAGGTACTCAGAGTGATTTTATCATAGAGCATCTTTTGAAAATCAACAGAAGGCTTCGGATGATGGTAAAAGAGATTACTTTGGATATGGCCGGTTCAATGAAGCGTATTGCGAAAAGATGCTTTCCCAATGCCTGCCTGGTGGTAGACCGTTTTCATGTTCAAAAGCTAGCGATAGAAGCTCTGCAGGAAATCAGGATCAAATATCGTTGGGAAGCTATTGAAATGGAAAATTCTTTTGAAGAGCAATATCCTGAAAGGCAAGTCTTTGAAAACGGAGATACCCGGAAACAACTTCTGGCAAGAAGCAAATACCTGCTTTATAAAAGCCGGGAAAAATGGACTTTATCCCAAAGGCAGAGAGCTTGTATCCTTTTTGCTGAATATCCTGATCTGGAACAAGCTTATCAGTTAACGGATAAACTTAGAAAAATTTATAATCAGAATATTTCAAAATCTATTGCGATGACTAAGCTGGCGCATTGGTTCAAAAACGTTGAAGAAGCTGGATTTAAATCGTTTTCTATCTTAAGAAAAACAGTAATGAATCATTACAGAGATATTTTAAACTTCTTTGATAAAAGAAGCACTAATGCTTCTGCTGAATCTTTTAATGCGAAGATCAAAAACTTTAGATTACAGCTTAGGGGTGTGAAAGACAAAACTTTCTTTCTTTTCAGATTAACCAAACTTTTTGCTTAG
- the pyrF gene encoding orotidine-5'-phosphate decarboxylase produces MESKKEFFLECYKLGIIKFGRFTLKSGIESPFYVDLRPLASDPKILKNLANYLLEMLPLDNFDLICGVPYAALPMATAMSLESYIPLIIKRKEAKSYGTKKLIEGIYQKGQNCLLVEDVITSGKSLLETIPEIEQEDLKVSDIVVVLDREQGGKQLLESKGYRVHTLFNISEVCGVLQETGELSDEEVARIQDFLQGNHIQFKEETRASYEQKLSNTQHSVSKKLLETAIAKKSNLIASADVTTTQELLDFAEKVGPHIIALKTHIDIISDFEYEKTITPLKEIAGRHQFLLMEDRKFADIGNTQELQFTSGVFKITDWADFVTSQVIGGFESLDCFKNVGVVAIVGMSSKGALTTTSYREEALKVALSHPNVIGGVSQNKIPEDLLLFTPGVNLADSGDGKGQQYNTPEHVFKTLHTDFIIVGRGIYKSEDPETAAVTYKNEGWNAYINSLEKKAIQN; encoded by the coding sequence ATGGAAAGTAAAAAAGAATTCTTTTTGGAGTGCTACAAGCTAGGCATCATTAAATTTGGAAGGTTTACCTTAAAAAGTGGTATCGAAAGCCCTTTTTATGTAGACTTAAGACCTTTAGCTTCGGATCCTAAAATCTTAAAAAATCTTGCTAATTATTTACTGGAAATGCTTCCATTGGATAATTTTGATTTAATCTGTGGAGTTCCTTATGCTGCTCTTCCTATGGCGACAGCAATGTCACTGGAAAGTTATATTCCATTAATTATTAAAAGAAAAGAAGCAAAAAGTTACGGTACTAAAAAACTGATTGAAGGAATTTATCAGAAAGGACAAAACTGTCTTTTGGTAGAAGATGTTATCACCTCAGGAAAATCTTTGCTAGAGACTATTCCGGAAATAGAACAGGAAGATCTGAAGGTTTCTGACATTGTAGTAGTACTAGACAGAGAACAAGGCGGAAAACAGTTATTAGAAAGCAAAGGATATAGAGTACATACTCTTTTTAATATCTCGGAAGTATGTGGAGTTCTTCAGGAGACTGGTGAGTTATCTGATGAAGAAGTAGCGAGAATTCAGGATTTCTTACAGGGTAACCACATTCAGTTTAAAGAAGAAACCAGAGCTTCTTACGAACAAAAGCTAAGCAACACTCAGCATTCTGTTTCAAAAAAGCTATTGGAAACAGCTATAGCCAAAAAATCTAACCTGATTGCTTCTGCAGATGTTACAACCACTCAGGAATTATTAGACTTTGCAGAAAAAGTAGGTCCACATATTATTGCTTTAAAGACACACATCGATATCATTTCTGATTTTGAATACGAAAAAACAATTACTCCTTTAAAAGAAATTGCTGGAAGACACCAATTCTTATTAATGGAAGACCGAAAATTTGCAGATATCGGAAATACTCAGGAATTACAATTTACAAGCGGAGTTTTCAAAATTACAGATTGGGCTGATTTTGTAACCTCCCAGGTAATCGGAGGTTTTGAATCCCTAGACTGTTTCAAAAATGTAGGTGTTGTAGCTATTGTCGGAATGTCTTCAAAAGGAGCTTTAACAACTACCAGCTATCGTGAAGAAGCTCTAAAAGTAGCTTTGTCACATCCTAATGTAATCGGAGGAGTTTCTCAAAATAAAATTCCTGAAGATCTTCTGTTATTTACACCTGGTGTCAACCTTGCTGATTCTGGAGATGGAAAAGGACAGCAGTATAATACTCCGGAACATGTTTTCAAAACTTTACATACAGATTTCATCATTGTAGGAAGAGGAATTTATAAATCTGAAGATCCGGAAACAGCTGCTGTTACCTATAAAAATGAAGGTTGGAATGCGTATATTAATTCTTTGGAAAAAAAAGCAATTCAGAACTAA
- a CDS encoding ISAon1 family transposase N-terminal region protein yields the protein MLSDQELLKLLLPEFLVENFDILKAEEHNGELHIYFEEKNSIPQEFKERQLESKGFLAEIIVDDYPLRGKIVKLHVKRRRWTDRSSGEILQRDWQLVSKGTRMTKDFAGFLKKISRY from the coding sequence ATGTTAAGCGATCAGGAACTTCTTAAATTACTACTTCCAGAATTTTTAGTTGAAAACTTTGATATCCTCAAAGCAGAAGAACATAATGGTGAACTTCATATCTATTTTGAAGAAAAAAACAGTATTCCACAAGAATTTAAAGAAAGGCAGTTGGAATCAAAGGGTTTTCTCGCTGAGATTATTGTTGATGATTATCCATTAAGGGGTAAAATCGTAAAACTCCATGTGAAAAGAAGAAGATGGACCGATAGGTCATCAGGAGAAATCCTTCAAAGAGATTGGCAGCTTGTATCGAAAGGCACCCGCATGACTAAAGACTTTGCGGGTTTCTTAAAAAAAATTAGCCGATACTAA
- a CDS encoding thioredoxin family protein: protein MKNYWDQGISFEEYLQIAKQRLDNPANQQEIEYKQYYELGLQRMDRTVKKYVPDEDQRKELAAKNFDGKILIISEAWCGDASATVPALFKFFEGHNEIRVFLRDSDKSLINQFLTNGTESIPKVLILDKDFNVKNSWGPRPKYGYELLMKYKADPEGYPKDTFYNDLQIYYAKNRGKDAVQEILDLL, encoded by the coding sequence ATGAAAAATTACTGGGATCAGGGAATTTCTTTTGAAGAATACCTTCAAATTGCAAAACAAAGATTAGATAATCCTGCTAACCAACAGGAGATTGAATATAAACAATATTATGAGCTTGGGCTTCAGAGAATGGACAGAACTGTTAAAAAGTATGTTCCGGATGAAGACCAGAGAAAAGAATTAGCAGCCAAAAATTTTGACGGAAAAATTTTAATTATTTCTGAAGCTTGGTGCGGAGACGCCAGTGCAACTGTTCCTGCTTTGTTTAAATTCTTTGAAGGTCATAATGAAATCAGAGTTTTTTTAAGAGACAGTGATAAAAGTCTGATCAATCAATTTTTAACCAACGGTACAGAATCTATTCCTAAAGTATTGATTCTGGATAAGGATTTTAATGTAAAAAATTCATGGGGCCCTCGTCCAAAGTATGGTTATGAATTATTAATGAAGTATAAAGCTGATCCGGAGGGCTATCCAAAAGACACTTTCTATAACGACCTGCAAATCTATTATGCTAAAAACAGAGGTAAAGATGCCGTTCAGGAAATCTTGGATCTGTTATAA
- a CDS encoding YkvA family protein, with translation MKYSKLNLAKEAISHKGFVKKIPDIFRMVKMWRKGIYPMKSIDIILPLLGILYVISPIDLLPEFAIPVLGVMDDLAVLSLTIPKLIKEVDKFLLWEAERKYNGAQVIDAEIIK, from the coding sequence ATGAAATATTCAAAATTAAATCTTGCAAAAGAAGCTATCAGTCACAAGGGCTTTGTAAAAAAGATCCCTGATATTTTCAGAATGGTAAAAATGTGGAGAAAAGGAATTTATCCTATGAAATCCATTGACATTATTCTTCCTTTACTTGGAATTTTATATGTCATCTCTCCTATTGACCTTCTCCCTGAATTTGCCATCCCGGTACTTGGAGTAATGGATGATCTGGCGGTATTGTCACTTACCATTCCTAAACTCATCAAAGAGGTGGACAAATTTTTACTTTGGGAAGCTGAACGAAAATATAACGGTGCCCAAGTGATTGACGCAGAAATCATAAAATAA